In Gemmatimonadetes bacterium SCN 70-22, a single genomic region encodes these proteins:
- a CDS encoding 4-hydroxy-3-methylbut-2-en-1-yl diphosphate synthase produces the protein MTFAARRKTVVASVGGVKVGSPHPVVVQSMTNTDTADAAATAEQVAALARAGSQVVRVTVNNDEAAQAIPELASRLADLGVDVPIVGDFHYNGHLLLTRHPACARVLAKYRINPGNVGSKRRDENFRAIVQVAVDHGKPVRIGVNWGSLDQDLLTDMMDANARATAPRDARDVYIDAMLESALRSAALAEDTGLAHDRIILSAKVSQVQDLVETYRRLASRCDYPLHLGLTEAGLGSKGIIASTAGLSILLAEGIGDTIRVSLTPRPNGDRTEEVQVAQQILQSLGLRSFTPQVTACPGCGRTTSTFFQHMAEDIQGYLREQMPVWRSTRPGVEELKVAVMGCVVNGPGESKHANIGISLPGTFEEPKAPVYVDGKLMTTLKGDRIVQEFLVILEDYVATRYAPSAGDGASTVHIDR, from the coding sequence GTGACGTTTGCAGCTCGTAGAAAGACGGTGGTCGCCTCGGTGGGCGGGGTCAAGGTCGGTTCCCCACATCCGGTCGTCGTGCAGTCGATGACCAATACGGATACCGCCGATGCCGCCGCCACCGCCGAGCAGGTCGCCGCCCTGGCGCGCGCCGGCTCGCAGGTCGTGCGGGTGACGGTCAACAACGACGAGGCGGCGCAGGCCATCCCCGAGCTGGCAAGCCGGCTCGCGGACCTGGGCGTCGACGTCCCGATCGTCGGCGACTTCCACTACAACGGCCATCTCCTCCTCACCAGGCATCCCGCCTGTGCCCGGGTGCTCGCCAAGTACCGGATCAACCCCGGAAACGTGGGGAGCAAGCGGCGCGACGAGAACTTCCGGGCCATCGTGCAGGTGGCGGTCGACCACGGCAAGCCGGTGCGTATCGGCGTGAACTGGGGGTCGCTCGACCAGGACCTCCTGACGGACATGATGGACGCCAACGCCCGCGCCACCGCCCCCCGCGACGCCCGCGACGTCTACATCGACGCCATGCTCGAGAGCGCGCTCCGCTCGGCGGCGCTCGCCGAGGATACCGGACTCGCGCACGATCGGATCATCCTCTCCGCCAAGGTCTCGCAAGTGCAGGACCTGGTGGAAACCTACCGCCGCCTTGCATCGCGTTGCGATTACCCCTTGCACCTGGGGCTGACGGAGGCGGGGCTCGGGAGCAAGGGAATCATCGCCAGCACGGCCGGGCTGTCGATTCTCCTCGCCGAGGGAATCGGCGACACCATTCGCGTCTCGCTCACGCCCCGCCCCAACGGCGACCGCACGGAAGAGGTGCAGGTAGCGCAGCAGATCCTGCAGTCGCTCGGCCTGCGATCGTTCACCCCGCAGGTGACGGCCTGCCCGGGGTGCGGGCGCACGACCTCGACCTTCTTCCAGCACATGGCCGAGGACATCCAGGGCTACCTGCGCGAGCAGATGCCAGTGTGGCGCTCGACGCGTCCCGGCGTGGAGGAGCTCAAGGTGGCCGTGATGGGATGCGTGGTGAACGGCCCGGGCGAGTCGAAGCACGCCAACATCGGGATCTCCCTCCCGGGGACGTTCGAGGAGCCGAAGGCGCCCGTGTACGTGGACGGCAAGCTCATGACGACGCTCAAGGGCGATCGCATCGTCCAGGAGTTCCTCGTGATCCTCGAGGACTACGTCGCCACGCGCTACGCCCCCAGCGCAGGCGACGGAGCATCGACCGTGCATATCGACCGCTGA